Proteins co-encoded in one Astyanax mexicanus isolate ESR-SI-001 chromosome 1, AstMex3_surface, whole genome shotgun sequence genomic window:
- the kank1b gene encoding KN motif and ankyrin repeat domain-containing protein 1b, producing the protein MAQETYIYMNVADTLESSANTYHSSSFCLSTPYGYQLDLDFVKYVDDIEQSDTIRRLGFNRRPRADPASEAQSRVDPSQWASSESLSSVSSDEARNPSVTTTSSISSSINRRRPPLPPSHSLPKTTSATLESSQTPPASHRPSDGKPPPVACQPTSPTKPNPLVERTLVETRRRLEQENVLSQAVPQELCPRRRLASFGGVSSSGTLSPYTSWNALSQAQTQALSKRSVGDQSSQGQGASTMSSTSMRISPLSSGRATPVTSVSPLHLQLVRDQMVVALERLKELEEQVKTIPMLQIKISTLQEEKRQLVALVKQQEGQSLSSTLDSDLQGLFRKRAHSTGSTLQQLQQHDVKMQITKESKRESSGDVEGWEHGALSGLQEFKQLSAEMHLLEKKIQDARLAAHPVAKARALIRRSVTVGENKNMCEDCRCTKSSFRDVAVEKRSTAVGVTEAMLGTVPDSELELEMQQQTIHVLSDRVQTLEAELKEALLNAEMCRLKDELREAGSHNRADKSSSAQPKMQSSGFQTTTQTRSVGVGNHSQLVHAAVGGGAVQALHTVGVTCKPETRDMTSGPDVPIDLWEVRKKVQRRDQCVGKDYVPTCSQCVGTAMIVRDTGMVTLELMETLSKRKVPSRTVGCGDCTIDMNVNVVKPLVSKGMVTDPVKGIDLGITVNPQTMSQRTNTTISTVSRCTGTSQAHVSESSTNTTNMPTRERHTNTASVVTRTLAIGDGKVNDQSPALKVRSIAVGTTGYLKESKIAPSVPKVMTRDTGVGLANVNENYLVGLRTRNIACGPSRLPDPIKTRSIGVEVGDGRIRDVNGHIQVLAHPLQPHLCAESEPGLDHYIDRMQKLLKEQQCLLTDGHFEAREEQEVTIQIQDHRDTQHGVFGYGSPSKNNNISEHKMRHPTRSFNDSASDLSSPRSIIKRQDISPRAECRRTVKCLAAGFERVSVSEDSFSEGADSEDEENRKRKMEKQLEESSRTSMRASKMERREKYEMSEKVLSYCHSLKAHLNGSKALSNRELRSCLNTIQQEWFRVSSQKKACPDTVEDFLCLCRRVSPAVLTHVANMADQNGNTALHYSVSHSNFRVVQKLLDADVCNIDQQNKAGYTPIMLAALAAVETQEDMRVVEGLFSKGDVNAKAIQAGQTALMLAVSHGHMDMVKVLLASGSTVNVQDDEGSTALMCASEHGHADIVKLLLAQPGCDATLSDNDDSTALSIALEAGHKDIAMLLYAHVNYAKGQAMGTPRSRTPPAAAARGFFE; encoded by the exons ACACACTTGAGAGCAGTGCCAACACCTACCACAGTTCATCCTTCTGCCTTAGTACACCATATGGCTACCAGCTTGATCTAGACTTCGTTAAGTACGTAGACGACATTGAACAAAGCGACACCATTCGGCGACTGGGCTTTAACAGACGGCCCAGGGCCGATCCAGCCTCTGAAGCACAGAGCAGGGTTGACCCCTCCCAATGGGCCTCTTCTGAATCGCTGTCATCTGTGAGCAGCGATGAAGCTCGAAATCCCTCGGTCACCACAACGTCATCCATCTCTTCTTCTATCAACAGAAGAAGACCCCCGCTTCCTCCCTCCCATTCTTTACCTAAAACCACCTCTGCTACTCTTGAGTCTTCTCAGACCCCACCTGCTTCTCATAGACCATCAGATGGGAAACCTCCTCCAGTTGCATGTCAACCTACTTcacctactaaaccaaaccctcTAGTGGAGAGAACCTTGGTAGAGACTCGCAGACGTTTGGAGCAAGAGAATGTGTTATCCCAGGCAGTGCCCCAAGAGCTATGCCCAAGGCGTAGACTTGCCAGCTTTGGTGGCGTGAGCTCAAGTGGTACTCTGTCCCCTTACACTAGCTGGAATGCCCTCAGCCAGGCACAGACCCAGGCACTATCCAAGCGATCAGTTGGTGATCAGTCTAGTCAAGGCCAGGGGGCTTCCACAATGAGCAGCACCTCAATGAGAATCAGTCCGTTGAGCTCTGGCCGGGCTACTCCAGTGACCAGTGTTAGTCCACTCCATCTGCAACTGGTCAGGGATCAGATGGTGGTGGCACTGGAAAGACTGAAAGAGCTGGAGGAACAAGTAAAGACTATACCTATGCTTCAAATTAAGATCTCTACCCTACAAGAAGAAAAGAGACAGTTGGTTGCTTTGGTGAAGCAACAAGAAGGTCAAAGTTTAAGTTCTACCCTAGATTCAGATTTGCAAGGGCTATTTAGGAAGCGGGCACATAGCACAGGTAGTACTTTACAGCAGTTACAGCAGCATGATGTTAAGATGCAGATAACCAAAGAAAGCAAGAGGGAGTCATCAGGGGATGTGGAAGGCTGGGAACATGGTGCCTTGTCTGGGCTGCAGGAGTTCAAGCAACTCAGTGCTGAAATGCACCTTCTTGAGAAGAAGATTCAAGATGCTCGTCTGGCTGCTCACCCAGTTGCAAAAGCAAGAGCTTTAATTCGAAGATCAGTGACTGTTGGTGAGAACAAGAACATGTGTGAAGACTGCAGATGTACGAAAAGTTCCTTTAGGGATGTTGCAGTGGAGAAGCGTTCAACAGCAGTTGGTGTTACTGAAGCAATGTTGGGTACAGTGCCTGATTCCGAGTTGGAGCTTGAGATGCAACAGCAAACTATCCATGTTTTGAGTGACAGAGTCCAAACATTGGAGGCAGAGCTTAAAGAGGCTTTGCTTAATGCGGAAATGTGCAGACTGAAAGATGAACTAAGGGAAGCAGGATCTCACAACCGTGCTGACAAGAGCTCTAGTGCCCAACCAAAGATGCAAAGCAGTGGCTTCCAGACTACGACACAGACACGGTCTGTTGGGGTTGGGAACCACAGCCAACTTGTACATGCTGCTGTTGGTGGAGGGGCAGTCCAAGCTCTTCACACAGTAGGAGTGACTTGCAAGCCAGAGACGAGGGATATGACCTCTGGTCCAGATGTACCTATTGATCTTTGGGAGGTGCGGAAAAAAGTGCAGAGGAGAGATCAGTGTGTAGGGAAAGACTATGTGCCAACTTGCAGCCAGTGTGTCGGGACAGCCATGATTGTTCGTGATACTGGGATGGTTACTCTGGAGTTAATGGAGACTTTGAGCAAGAGGAAGGTACCTAGTCGAACAGTAGGCTGTGGGGACTGTACCATAGACATGAATGTCAATGTGGTCAAACCACTTGTTTCCAAAGGCATGGTCACCGACCCAGTCAAAGGGATCGATCTTGGTATCACAGTAAACCCACAGACCATGTCCCAACGTACCAATACCACCATCAGTACTGTTTCTCGCTGCACTGGCACTTCACAGGCCCATGTTTCTGAATCCAGCACCAACACAACTAACATGCCTACTCGAGAAAGACATACCAACACTGCTTCTGTAGTCACTCGAACGCTTGCAATCGGTGATGGAAAAGTTAACGACCAAAGCCCTGCTCTCAAAGTGCGCTCCATTGCTGTAGGAACTACTGGATACTTGAAAGAGAGTAAAATAGCCCCTAGTGTCCCCAAAGTAATGACTCGTGACACTGGTGTtgggttagctaacgttaacgagAACTACCTGGTGGGACTACGGACGCGAAACATCGCTTGCGGTCCGTCCCGCTTACCAGACCCTATCAAGACTCGCAGCATAGGTGTCGAAGTTGGTGATGGGAGAATCCGAGACGTAAATGGGCACATTCAAGTTCTTGCACACCCACTACAGCCACATTTATGTGCAGAATCTGAACCTGGACTGGATCATTACATAGATCGAATGCAGAAGCTGCTAAAAGAGCAGCAGTGTCTGCTAACTGATGGCCATTTTGAAGCAAGAGAAGAGCAAGAGGTCACCATTCAGATCCAGGACCACAGAGATACACAACATGGAG TATTTGGATACGGCTCTCCTTCAAAAAATAACAACATTTCTGAGCATAAGATGAGGCATCCAACGAGATCATTTAATG ATTCTGCGAGTGATTTGAGCTCTCCAAGATCAATCATAAAGAGACAGGACATCAGCCCGAGAGCAGAGTGCAGGAGGACTGTTAAATGTCTGGCTGCTGG GTTTGAGCGAGTGTCTGTCAGTGAAGACTCGTTTTCTGAGGGTGCTGACTCTGAGGATGAGGAGAacaggaagaggaagatggagaagCAGCTGGAGGAGAGCTCCAGAACCAGCATGAGGGCATCTAAgatggagagaagagagaa GTATGAGATGAGTGAAAAAGTGCTTTCTTACTGCCACAGTCTGAAAGCCCATCTAAATGGCAGCAAGGCCTTGTCCAACAGAGAGCTG CGTTCCTGTCTGAACACGATTCAGCAGGAGTGGTTCCGTGTGTCCAGTCAGAAGAAGGCATGTCCAGATACAGTTGAGGACTTCCTGTGCTTGTGCCGTCGTGTGTCCCCCGCTGTGCTAACTCACGTGGCCAATATGGCCGACCAGAATGGCAACACAGCCCTCCATTACAGCGTGTCCCATTCTAACTTTAGGGTGGTGCAGAAGCTTCTGGATGCAG ATGTGTGTAATATCGATCAGCAGAATAAGGCTGGGTACACTCCCATCATGCTGGCTGCACTGGCTGCTGTGGAAACCCAGGAGGATATGAGAGTGGTGGAGGGGCTCTTCAGTAAGGGAGATGTCAATGCCAAGGCCATccag GCTGGTCAGACTGCCCTCATGCTGGCGGTCAGTCACGGTCACATGGACATGGTTAAAGTCCTCTTGGCTTCGGGTTCAACGGTCAACGTCCAGGACGACGAAGGCTCCACTGCACTGATGTGTGCCAGCGAACACGGCCATGCAGACATCGTCAAGCTCCTGTTAGCCCAGCCGGGCTGTGATGCCACCCTGAGTGACAAT GATGACAGCACTGCTCTGTCCATAGCCCTTGAGGCCGGCCACAAAGACATCGCCATGCTGCTTTATGCCCATGTAAACTATGCAAAAGGCCAGGCTATG GGAACTCCTCGAAGCCGGACTCCACCTGCTGCAGCTGCAAGAGGCTTTTTTGAGTGA